The DNA region CGTGGTGCCCCAGGGCCTCACGGACCTCGTCGGAGAGCACACCGGCCTCCTCGGCCGCGCGCTGCGCCTCGACGTTGGTGCCGTCCTCGATGCTGACCCCGGCGACGTCGACCTTGTTGTAGCCGAACTTCCAGTTCCACTGGTAGGCGGTGACGTCGACCTTGACGCCGACCTCCTCCTGCGGACGGAGGTCGAGGACCTTGTTCTGCGTGACCACGGTGAAGTAGAAGAGGACGGAGATGATCACGAACGGCACGGCCGTGTAGATGAGCTCCAGAGGCACGTTGTAGGCGGTCTGACGCGGGAACTCGCCGTCGTCGTTCTTCCGCTTGCGGTGGAACGCCATCGACCAGAAGATCAGGCCCCACACGAAGAACCCGACGATGAGCGAGGTGATGACGGTGCCCGTCCAGAACTCGCGGATCGCGATGCCCTCCGGGGTGATCCCGTTCGGGAACCCGAAGTTGATCGTCTGGTTCCACCACTTGTTGTCGGTGTGGAGGCTACAACCGGACAACAGCAAGCCCAATGTGCCGAGAGACACCGCGAGTGTCGCCCTGCGCGTCCGACGACGCCCGTCACGCTGTTCCACCATCACGCCTTCCTGATCAGCGGCACCGGCCACGTGGCCGGGACACCTTAGAAGAGTAGACCACGGCTCTCAGAATGGAAGCCGCGGGTCCGGCAATTCACCCATAGGGCCCCCGCGCCGTCCACGGGGGGCCGGAGGGGTCTTGCGGACCAGTAGTATTCGATCGCGTCGCGACCCGCGCGGGCGGGTCACCCACCGACGCCCCGACGACGATGGACGAGGTTTCCGACGCATGTGTGGCCTGCTTGGTCTGATCACCCCCGACGGCTCCGCCCGTACCCACGAGGCGCGGGTCCTGGGCGCCATGGGGTGCCAGCGCCACCGCGGCCCCGACGAGGTGGGCACCTGGGTCGACGGCGATATGGCCTTCGGGTTCAACCGGCTGTCCATCATCGACATCGCGCACTCGCACCAACCCCTTCGCTGGGGACCGCCCGAGCAACCGGACCGCTACGCGCTGGTGTTCAACGGCGAGATCTACAACTACCTCGAACTGCGCGAGGAGCTCCAGCGTGACCACGGAGCAGTGTTCGAGACCGAGGGCGACGGCGAACCGATCGTCGTGGCGTTCCACCACTGGGGCCCCGCCGCGGTACGCCGGCTGCGCGGGATGTTCGCCTTCGCGATCTGGGACACCGTCGAGCGGTCGCTGTTCGTTGCCCGGGACCCCTTCGGCATCAAGCCCTTGTACATGGCGACCGGCCCCGGCGGAACCGTGTTCGCGAGTGAGAAGAAGTCGGTCACGGAACTGATCGACCTCGTCGTCGTCGACACCTCCATCGACACCCGCGCCCTCCAGCACTACGTCACCCTCCAGTACGTCCCCGAGGACGAGACCCTCACCCGCGGGGTCCGACGGTTGGAGTCGGGGTGCCACGCCACGCTCGCCCCCGGCGCGGCGCCGGTGATCGAGCGCTACTTCGAGCCGACGTTCCCGGTCGTGCCCGTCGCCGACGGCGACGCCCAGCGACGCTACGACGAGATCGCCGCCGCACTGGAGGACTCGGTCGCCAAGCACATGCGGGCCGACGTCACCGTGGGCTCCTTCCTCTCCGGTGGCATCGACTCCACCGCCATCGCCGCGCTGGCCCGCCGACACAACGAGAACCTGCTGACGTTCACGACCGGTTTCGAGCGCGAGGGGTACTCCGAGATCGACGTCGCCGCCGAGTCGGCCGCGGCGATCGGTGTCGAGCACATCATCAAGGTGGTCTCGCCCGAGGAGTTCGCCGCCGCGATCCCCGAGATCATCTGGTACCTCGACGAGCCGGTCGCCGACCCGGCCCTGGTCCCGCTGTACTTCGTCGCACGCGAGGCCCGTAAGCACGTCAAGGTGGTCCTGTCCGGCGAGGGCGCGGACGAGCTGTTCGGCGGGTACACCATCTACAAGGAGCCGCTGTCGCTGGCGCCGTTCGAGAAGGTCCCCGGCGGGATCCGCCGTGCGCTGGGCAGGCTCAGCACCCGGATCCCGGAGGGCACCCGCGGCAAGAGCCTGCTGCACCGCGGCTCGATGAGTCTCGAGGACCGGTACTACGGCAACGCCCGCTCGTTCTCCGAGGAGCAGGTCCGGTCCGTGCTGCGCGACTACCGGCCCGAATGGGGTCACCAGGACGTCACCGCCCCGATCTACGAGCGTTCGCGCGGCTGGGACCCCGTCGCCCGGATGCAGCACCTGGACCTGTTCACGTGGCTGCGCGGCGACATCCTGGTCAAGGCGGACAAGGTCACCATGGCCAACTCCCTCGAGCTGCGGGTGCCGTTCCTCGACCGTGAGGTCTACGAGGTCGCCTCGCGTCTGCCGCACACGGAGAAGGTCGCGCACGGCACCACCAAGTACGCACTGCGCAAGGCGCTCGAGCAGATCGTGCCCGCCCACGTCCTGCACCGGAAGAAGCTCGGCTTCCCCGTGCCCACCCGCCACTGGCTGGCGGGGCCGGAGCTGCACGACTGGGCCCGCGAGCACGTGGCGGCGTCCGGCACCGACGAGTTCGTCGACAAGGCCGCCGTACTGCGGATGCTCGACGAGCACCGGCGGGGCGAGTCCGACCACAGCCGCCGCATCTGGACCATGCTGTGCTTCATGATCTGGCACGGCATCTTCGTCGAGGGCCGGATCACCCCGGACATCGAGCAGCGCGAGTACCCGGTCCGCCTCTAGCCCGGGGCCGCGGGGCGGTCAGGCGGGCAGCAGCGCCGACAGCTCCTCGGCGGCCTCGTCCCCGTACGCGTCGACGAGCCGGCGGCGGGCGGCCGCCGGGTCGATGGTCCACTCCTGTGTTCCCGTGGTCTCCAGGACGTGGGTCGCGACGAGGGCGCCGAACTGGGCGGACCGTTCCAGCGACAACCCGTCGAGCACCCCGGAGAGGAAGCCCGCCCGGAACGCGTCGCCGACTCCGGTGGGATCGAGGAGGTTCTCCGACGGCACGATCCCGACCTCGATCGGCTCCGCACCCTGCTCGACGATCACCACGCCCTTCCCACCGCGGGTGGTCACGCGCGTGCCGACCTTCGCGTCGAGCTCCTCGGCCGTCCAGCCGGTCTTGTTCAGCAGCAGCTCGTACTCGTACTCGTTGGTGAACAGATAGCGTGCACCCTCGACCAGTGCGCCGGCCGCGTCACCGTCGAGGAAGGCCAGCTGCTGGGAGGGATCGGCGGCGAAGTCGAGACCGAGCTCGCGGCACTCCATCGTGTGCGAGTGCATGGCCGTGGGGTCGTTGGCCCCGATCAGCACGATCTCCGGCGTACCGATCCGCTCGACCAGACGGGCCAGGGAGATGGTGGACGCCTCCCCCATCGCACCGGGGTAGAAGGACGCCAGCTGCGCCATCTCCGAATCGGTCGTGCACACGAACCGCGCGGTGTGCAGCGCGGAGCTGATGTGGACCGCCGAGCAGTCGACGCCGTGGCGCTCGAGCCAGTCGCGGTACTCGGCGAAGTCCTCGCCCGCCGCCCCCACCAGATGGGGCTGACGGCCCAGGACGCCGAGGGCGAAGGCGATGTTGCCGCCCACCCCGCCGCGCCGGATCTGCAGAGAATCCACCAGGAAGCTCAGCGACACGTGCGCGAGCTGGTCCGGCAGCAGCTGCTCGGAGAAGCGACCCGAGAAGGTCATGAGGTGGTCGGTGGCGATGGAACCTGTGATCACTACGGGCATGACCCAGACAGTAGACGACCCGGGCCGATGGGTGATCGGCCCGGGTCGTCGGGTACTCCGTGCGACCGCGGCGTCAGTTGAACGAGTCGCCGCACGCGCATGAACCGGTGGCCTGCGGGTTGTCGATCGTGAAGCCCTGCTTCTCGATGCTGTCGACGAAGTCGATGGACGCACCGGTCAGGTACGGGACGCTCATGCGGTCGACGGCGAGCTTGATGCCGCCGAAGTCGTCCACCACGTCGCCGTCGAGCGAACGATCGTCGAAGAAGAGCTGGTAGCGCAGGCCCGCGCAACCGCCGGGCTGGACGGCGATGCGCAGCGAGAGGTCGTCGCGACCCTCCTGGTCGAGCAGGGCCTTGGCCTTGGCGGCGGCTGCTTCGGTGAGCAGTACGCCGGTAGCGGTGTTCTCCGCAGTGGTCATGTCGGTTCTCCTTGCGATCGGAAAGAGGGCTTCGGGGGCGTTATGACAGATCCAACGCCCACCGGGGAGTCCTCTATTCCCCGGCACCCGTTCCCCCGCACACGATACGCCTGCCGCGGCCGATGGGTGAATGTCCGGCGTCGGTGTCGATCGCCTAGCCTGGGTGTGTGAAGTTGCGTGCATTCGGCTCCAGAGACGACGAGACCGCCAAAGGCTCCCCCGCCCACGAGGCGCGGCCCGAGCCTGCCTCGGCGTCGGCGTCCGTGCCCACCGCGGACCCGCGCCGCCCCGCGGGCAAGGGCAAGCCGACTCCCCGTCGTCGCGACCAGGAGCGGGCCCGCGGGATGCGCCAGGGACCGGTGACGGCGCCGGTCACCCGCAAGGAGGCCAGGGAGCGCAAGAAGGCGGCCAGGGCCACGATGTCCAAGGACGAGCGCCGGGCCGCCAAGGCGGAGGAGCGTGCCGCCCGCGAGGAGCGCCGCCAGCTCATGATGGAGGGCGACGACCGCTACGTGCTCTCCCGCGACCGGGGCGAGGTCCGTCGCTTCGCACGCGACTGGGTGGACACCCACCGTCGTCTCATCAACTGGTTCATGCCGCTCGCCCTGTTCGTGATCGTGTTCCAGCTCATCCCGAACCCGGCTCTCATGGCGTACAGCCAGACTCTGTTCCTGGTCCTCATCGTCGTCGTCATCGTCGACGGCGTCTTCCTCGGACGGACCGTGAACCGGGCCGTCCGCGAACGGTTCCCGTCCACCGACGACACCGGTTTCGGAATGGGGTGGTACGCCGTCATGCGCGCGACCCAGCCCCGGATGCTCCGCACCCCCCGCCCCCGGGTCCGCCCGGGCGACGCCATCTGACCCGTTCCCACCGCTGACCCCCGGAAGGGCCCGACCCCCATGCGCCTGCTCGTCCTCGGTGGTACCCGCTCGGGAAAATCCGCCCACGCCGAGTCCGTGGCGGCCGACATCGACGACGACGTCGTCTACGTCGCCACGGCCCGGCGCGATCCCGACGACGACGAGATGACCGCCCGGATCGACGCGCATCGCGATCGCCGGCCCACCCGGTGGGCCACGGTGGAGACCGACGAGATCGCCCGCGTCCTCGCGGAGAACCCTGACGCGACGGTCCTCGTGGACGATCTCGGAGGGTGGTTGACGCGCCGGATGGACGCCACTCTCGGGTGGGCCGACGGCGGCGCCGCGGTGGCCGACGACCTGGACGAGCTCGTCACCGCGGTGACGGAACACTCCGGCTCCGTGGTCCTGGTCTCCCCCGAGGTCGGCCTGGGAGTGGTCCCGGATTCGCTCTCCGGCCGGGTGTTCGCCGATGTGATCGGGTCGCTCAACCGGCGGCTGGCCGGGGTGTGCGACTCGGCGGTGCTCGTCGTCGCCGGTCGCGCCCTCCCCCTCGACGGGGCCCGCCCGGCGCCGGCGCCGAGCACCGGTGCCGTCGGCGCCGTCGGTGGGGCCGGTGCCGTCGACACGACCGAGGCCGCAGCCGCCCCGCCCGCGGATCCCGGACAGGCCGGTTCCCACCTCGAGGACGTCCCCCACGACTTCCCCGGCCTGGGCGACGTCGCGCACTACGACGACCCCGTGGCGTTCCCGCCGGTCCACCCCCCGTCCCACACCGTCGCCGACGAGGCGCGTGCCCGGCACCTCACGCTGACCAAGCCCGCGACATCCCTGGGCCGACTCGAGGAGCTCGGTGTCTGGATCTCCTCCTGCCAGGAGACGTGTCCGCCGCGCCCGCTCGACCGCGCCAGGGTGGTGGTGTTCGCCGGTGATCACGGGGTCGCCGGGCACGGCGTGTCCGCGTTCCCGCAGGAGGTCACGCTGCAGATGGCCGACAACATCGTCGGCGGTGGAGCAGCGGTGTCCGTCCTCGCGCGCACGGCCGGCGCCTCGGTCCGGGTGGCCGACATGGCGATGTCGGCCGAGCGACCCGGCGGGCTCGACGACCACAAGGTCCGCCGCTCCAGTGGGTCGATCGACCGGGAGGACGCCCTGACCCCCGACGAGGTGCGGGCCGCGATCGCCGCCGGACGCCGTATCGCCGACGAGGAGGTCGACTCCGGGGCGGACCTGCTCATCGCTGGCGACCTCGGCATCGGCAACACCACCCCGGCGACCGTGCTGACCTGCCTCGTCACCGGTCGGGAACCGGTCGAGTTGGTCGGGCGCGGAACCGGCATCGACGACGAGGGCTGGATGCGCAAGACGGCGGCGATCCGGGACGCGATGTTCCGGGCGTCCGGCGATCTGCGGGATCCCGTGGCCATGCTGCGCAAGGTCGGTGGTGCAGACCTCGCCGCGATGGCCGGATTCCTGGCCCAGGCGGCGATCCGGAAGACCCCGTGCCTGCTCGACGGATCGGTGGTCACCTCCGCCGCGCTCATGGCCGAGGCGATGGCACCCGGTTCCCGCCAGTGGTGGGCGGCCGGCCACCGCAGCGCGGAGCCCGCCCACACCGCCGCGCTGACGTACCTGTCCCTCGACCCGATCCTCGAACACTCGATGCGTCTGGGTGAGGGAAGCGGGGCCGTCGCCGCCCTGCCCGTCGTCCACAACGCCGTCGCGATCCTCACGCAGATGGCGACCTTCGCCGACGCCGGGGTCGCCGGCAAGGACTGACGACCCGTGCTCGACGCGGCCCGGCTCGCTCTGTCGTGGATGACGGTGCTGCCGGTCGGCCGGCCCGGGGTACCCGATGCCGCGGCGGCCGGGAGGGCGATGACCGCGATGCCCGTCGTGGGACTGGTGTGCGGCGTCGTGGCGACCGCCCTCGCCCACGGCGCACACGCGTCGGGAGCGGGCGCGCTGCTGTCCGGGGTGGTCGGCGTGGCAGGCGTGCTGGCGCTGACCCGCGGCATGCACGTGGACGCGTTGGCGGACACGGCGGACGGGCTGGGGTCGTACGCCGGCCCGGATCGCGCGCTGGAGATCATGCGGTCCGGGTCCGTCGGGCCGATGGGGGCCGCCGTCCTGGTGTTGGTCCTGCTCGCCGAGGTCGCGGCGCTGGGCACCCTGGTCGACTCGGGTGCCTGGCTCGCCCCGGTCGCCGCCCTCGTCCTCTCGCGCTGCCTACCTGCCGTCCTCCTGCGTCGGGGCGTCCCCGCGGCGTCGCCGACCGGTTTCGGCGCGCTCGTCGCCGGCTCGCAGTCCCGCGTCGCCGTGGCGGGGACCGCACTGGTGTGTGCGGCCGCCGGCGCCGCGCTGGCGGGGTCCGGGTGGTCCGCCGCCACGTGGTGGGCGCCGGTGGTGGGCGCCGCCGCGGGGATCGCCGCCTGTGCCGCGGCGGCGGGGTTCGGTCGTCACGCCGTCCGCCGGCTCGGTGGGATCAGCGGGGACGTCCTGGGAGCGGTGATCGAGACGGGCAGCGCCGCCGCGCTCGTGACGGCGGTGCTCCTCCTCTGACGCGGCCGCTCAGGCCAGACGCGTCATCCAGCCGAACGGGTCCTCCACGGAGCCGCGCTGGATGCCGGTGAGCGTCTCGCGCAACCGCATGGTGATCTCCCCCGATCCCCCGTCGCCCACCGTGTATCCGCCGGCGGCGTGCTGCACGGATCCGACGGGGGTGATGACGGCGGCGGTGCCGCACGCGAACACCTCGGAGATCTCGCCGGAGGCCACGCCCGCCTCCCACTCCTCCACGGAGACCTTGCGTTCGGTGACGCGGTAGCCGAGGTGGCGCGCCAACTGCAGGAGGCTGTCGCGGGTCACGCCCGGCAGCAGCGAACCGGACAACTCGGGGGTCACGATCTCGGCGGAGTCACCGGAGCCGAGCACGAAGAACAGGTTCATCCCGCCCATCTCCTCGACGTACTTCCGCTCGATCGCGTCGAGCCAGACCACCTGGTCGCAGCCCTTGGCGGCGGCCTGCTCCTGGGCTGCCAACGAGGCGGCGTAGTTGCCGCCGAACTTGGCCGCGCCGGTGCCGCCGGGGCTGGCGCGCACGTACTCGGTGCTCAGCCAGACGCTCACGGGGGCCACGCCGCGGGAGAAGTACGCGCCGGCCGGGGAGGCGATCACCGAGTAGAGGTACTCGTCGGCCGGGCGCACGCCGAGCCCGGTCTCGGTGGCGATCATGAAGGGCCGCAGGTAGAGGGACTCCTCACCCCCGGCGGCGGGCACCCAGTCACGGTCGATCGCCACGATCTGGCGCAGTGACTCCATGAACAGCTCCTCGGGCAGCTGCGGCATGGCGAGGCGCTGCGCAGAGCGGTTGAAGCGGGCGGCGTTCTGCTCTGGCCGGAAGGACGCGATGGAGTCATCGGACTGCCGGTAGGCCTTGAGCCCTTCGAAGATCGTCTGGGCGTAGTGCAGGACCACGGCGGACGGGTCGATGGACAGGGGTGCGTACGCCTCGACGACCGGGGTGCCCCACTGCCCGTTCGAGTACGGGAGGGTGACCATGTGGTCGGTGAAGTACTTGCCGAAGCCGGGGGCGGCGAGGATGGCCTCACGCTCCGCGGCCGACCTCGGCGAGGCGGACGGGCGGACGTCGAACTCGGACATTGCGGGTCTCGTTCCTTGGGGAAGGGGGGCTGGTCAGCGGGTGCGGATCTCGACGAGCGGGGGTACCGCGAGGCGGCACGGTACCTCTCGGCCCCGTACGTCGACGACGACCTCGTCGCCCTTCTTCAGGCCCGCGTCGAGCTCGATGAACGCGAGCGCGATGCCCGTCTTGAGGGTCGGCGAGAACGTGCCGGAGCTGGTGACGCCCACGTCGCGTCCACCGGCCCGCACGGTCTGGCCGGCGCGCAGGATCCCGCGCCCGGTGACCTCGAGCGCGTACATCCGGCGGGCGGGGCCGGCCGCCTTTTGACGCAGCAGTTCCTCGCGGCCCCAGAAGGCGGGCTTGTCCCAGCCGATGGCCCAGGCACAGCGCGCCTCGAGCGGGCTGAGGTCGACCGACAGTTCGTTGCCGTGCAGCGGGTACCCGGCCTCGGTGCGCAGGGAGTCGCGGGCACCGAGGCCGCACAGCGCGCCCTCCCGCGAGAGCACCTGCTCGGCGAGCGCGTCCCAGACGGCGCCGGCCTCATCCCAGGCGGGCAGGACCTCGAAGCCGTACTCGCCGGTGTACCCGGTGCGGCAGATCCGCACGGACCGGCCGTTCCAGTCGGCGTCGACGTACGCCATGTAGTCGAGGTCGGTCGGCAGGCCGAGAGCTTCGAGGACCTCTCCGGCGCGGGGCCCCTGGACCGCGATCACGGCACGGGAACGGTGCTCGTCGGTGACGCTGACCTCGGGCGCCCGCTCGGCCGCCGCGGCCTGCAGCCGGCGCACGACCTCGGCGTTGTTCGAGGCGTTGGGGATGAGGAAGATCTCGGAGTCGGAGACCCGGTAGGCGATGAGGTCGTCGACCACTCCCCCGGACTCGTCGCAGCACAACGTGTACTGGGCGCTGCCGGCGGAGACCCGGTCGAGGTCGTTGGTGAAGCACGTGTTGACGAACTCTGCGGCGCCGGGGCCGGTCACGAGCGCCTTGCCGAGGTGGCTGACGTCGAACAGTCCGACGGCCGTGCGGGTGGCGGTGTGCTCGGCGACGGTGCCGGTGTACTGCACCGGCATCGACCAGCCGCCGAAGGGGGCGAAGGTCGCACCGGCCTCGACGTGACGGGAGTGCAGCGGTCCCTCGTGAAGGTCCCCTGTGTCTGTCATCTGACCACTCCTCGCGCTCTACGGTCCGGCTGCCTGCCCACGTTAGTCGATAGACTATGGTGCCCTCGCCGTGGCGGTCCCGCCGCGTCGCCCGGGCATCGCACTCACTTCCCGCCGGACCCACCGACCCCCAGGAGCGCTTCATGCCGACCGCGCAGTCGATCCTCACCCACAACCCGGACCTCGCCCCGATCGAGGCGGTGACGTCGCCGGTGGACGCGGACGTGGTGGTGGTCGGGATCGCCGCGGATTCCGCGGATGCCGGGGCGGATGCCGCGCCCGTCGTCGTCGCCCCGGGGTTGGACGCCGAGGTCACCGCGGCGCTGGCCACGGTCGCGCGGTCGGTGGGCGCGTCCACCAAGGTCGCCGCCACCACCCGTGTCCCCGCACCGGACGGCGTGCCGGCCGGGTCCGTGGTGCTCGTGGGGCTCGGGTCCTCCGACGACGAGGTGTCCGACGAGTCCCTGCGCCGCGCGGCCGGTGCCGCCGCGCGTGCGTGCCGCGGACTCGGGACCGCCCTGGTGTTGCTGGACGCCGAGCGCGCGGAGCCGGTGGCCCTGGGAGCGGGGCTCGGATCGTTCCGCCCGGCCAAGGTCACCTCGAAGAACGACGACGACGACGAGAACAGCGATTCGCTGAAGGTGTTCGTCGCCGAGGGCGGCGCCGACGCCGTGGCCCGTGCCGCCTCCATCGCGGAGTGTGTCGGTCTCGCGCGCGATCTGGTCAACACCCCACCCAACCTGCTGTTCCCCGGATCGTTCGCCGATCGGGCCGCCGAGCTCGCCGGCGAGGCCGGTCTCGAGGTCGAGGTGCTCGACGAGGCCGCGCTGGCCGAGGGTGGCTTCGGCGGCATCCTCGCCGTGGGTGGCGGTTCCTCGCGCGGTCCGCGTCTGGTGCGTCTGACCCATCGTGGCGCCGCGGGTCGGCCGACGGTCGCGTTGGTCGGCAAGGGCGTCACCTTCGACACCGGCGGCATCTCGATCAAGCCGGCCGCGGGCATGGAGCAGATGACGATGGACATGGGCGGGGCCGCGGCCGTGGTC from Dietzia sp. B32 includes:
- a CDS encoding cytochrome c oxidase subunit II, with the protein product MVEQRDGRRRTRRATLAVSLGTLGLLLSGCSLHTDNKWWNQTINFGFPNGITPEGIAIREFWTGTVITSLIVGFFVWGLIFWSMAFHRKRKNDDGEFPRQTAYNVPLELIYTAVPFVIISVLFYFTVVTQNKVLDLRPQEEVGVKVDVTAYQWNWKFGYNKVDVAGVSIEDGTNVEAQRAAEEAGVLSDEVREALGHHGEPAAGGPIHGRLAEDKSYLHYNNIETVGTSDEVPVLVLPTDTRIEFRLASADVVHSFWIPEFIYKLDVMPHPGKNQQLSMFQIEEIDREGAFVGRCAEMCGIYHAMMNFELRAVSPEDFAQYIQFRQENPTASNAEALESIGQDPYSTSTAPFKTGRSDTRDQNNIIETASGN
- the asnB gene encoding asparagine synthase (glutamine-hydrolyzing) encodes the protein MCGLLGLITPDGSARTHEARVLGAMGCQRHRGPDEVGTWVDGDMAFGFNRLSIIDIAHSHQPLRWGPPEQPDRYALVFNGEIYNYLELREELQRDHGAVFETEGDGEPIVVAFHHWGPAAVRRLRGMFAFAIWDTVERSLFVARDPFGIKPLYMATGPGGTVFASEKKSVTELIDLVVVDTSIDTRALQHYVTLQYVPEDETLTRGVRRLESGCHATLAPGAAPVIERYFEPTFPVVPVADGDAQRRYDEIAAALEDSVAKHMRADVTVGSFLSGGIDSTAIAALARRHNENLLTFTTGFEREGYSEIDVAAESAAAIGVEHIIKVVSPEEFAAAIPEIIWYLDEPVADPALVPLYFVAREARKHVKVVLSGEGADELFGGYTIYKEPLSLAPFEKVPGGIRRALGRLSTRIPEGTRGKSLLHRGSMSLEDRYYGNARSFSEEQVRSVLRDYRPEWGHQDVTAPIYERSRGWDPVARMQHLDLFTWLRGDILVKADKVTMANSLELRVPFLDREVYEVASRLPHTEKVAHGTTKYALRKALEQIVPAHVLHRKKLGFPVPTRHWLAGPELHDWAREHVAASGTDEFVDKAAVLRMLDEHRRGESDHSRRIWTMLCFMIWHGIFVEGRITPDIEQREYPVRL
- a CDS encoding carbohydrate kinase family protein, with the protein product MPVVITGSIATDHLMTFSGRFSEQLLPDQLAHVSLSFLVDSLQIRRGGVGGNIAFALGVLGRQPHLVGAAGEDFAEYRDWLERHGVDCSAVHISSALHTARFVCTTDSEMAQLASFYPGAMGEASTISLARLVERIGTPEIVLIGANDPTAMHSHTMECRELGLDFAADPSQQLAFLDGDAAGALVEGARYLFTNEYEYELLLNKTGWTAEELDAKVGTRVTTRGGKGVVIVEQGAEPIEVGIVPSENLLDPTGVGDAFRAGFLSGVLDGLSLERSAQFGALVATHVLETTGTQEWTIDPAAARRRLVDAYGDEAAEELSALLPA
- a CDS encoding iron-sulfur cluster assembly accessory protein; amino-acid sequence: MTTAENTATGVLLTEAAAAKAKALLDQEGRDDLSLRIAVQPGGCAGLRYQLFFDDRSLDGDVVDDFGGIKLAVDRMSVPYLTGASIDFVDSIEKQGFTIDNPQATGSCACGDSFN
- a CDS encoding DUF3043 domain-containing protein, translated to MKLRAFGSRDDETAKGSPAHEARPEPASASASVPTADPRRPAGKGKPTPRRRDQERARGMRQGPVTAPVTRKEARERKKAARATMSKDERRAAKAEERAAREERRQLMMEGDDRYVLSRDRGEVRRFARDWVDTHRRLINWFMPLALFVIVFQLIPNPALMAYSQTLFLVLIVVVIVDGVFLGRTVNRAVRERFPSTDDTGFGMGWYAVMRATQPRMLRTPRPRVRPGDAI
- the cobT gene encoding nicotinate-nucleotide--dimethylbenzimidazole phosphoribosyltransferase is translated as MRLLVLGGTRSGKSAHAESVAADIDDDVVYVATARRDPDDDEMTARIDAHRDRRPTRWATVETDEIARVLAENPDATVLVDDLGGWLTRRMDATLGWADGGAAVADDLDELVTAVTEHSGSVVLVSPEVGLGVVPDSLSGRVFADVIGSLNRRLAGVCDSAVLVVAGRALPLDGARPAPAPSTGAVGAVGGAGAVDTTEAAAAPPADPGQAGSHLEDVPHDFPGLGDVAHYDDPVAFPPVHPPSHTVADEARARHLTLTKPATSLGRLEELGVWISSCQETCPPRPLDRARVVVFAGDHGVAGHGVSAFPQEVTLQMADNIVGGGAAVSVLARTAGASVRVADMAMSAERPGGLDDHKVRRSSGSIDREDALTPDEVRAAIAAGRRIADEEVDSGADLLIAGDLGIGNTTPATVLTCLVTGREPVELVGRGTGIDDEGWMRKTAAIRDAMFRASGDLRDPVAMLRKVGGADLAAMAGFLAQAAIRKTPCLLDGSVVTSAALMAEAMAPGSRQWWAAGHRSAEPAHTAALTYLSLDPILEHSMRLGEGSGAVAALPVVHNAVAILTQMATFADAGVAGKD
- a CDS encoding adenosylcobinamide-GDP ribazoletransferase produces the protein MLDAARLALSWMTVLPVGRPGVPDAAAAGRAMTAMPVVGLVCGVVATALAHGAHASGAGALLSGVVGVAGVLALTRGMHVDALADTADGLGSYAGPDRALEIMRSGSVGPMGAAVLVLVLLAEVAALGTLVDSGAWLAPVAALVLSRCLPAVLLRRGVPAASPTGFGALVAGSQSRVAVAGTALVCAAAGAALAGSGWSAATWWAPVVGAAAGIAACAAAAGFGRHAVRRLGGISGDVLGAVIETGSAAALVTAVLLL
- a CDS encoding branched-chain amino acid aminotransferase → MSEFDVRPSASPRSAAEREAILAAPGFGKYFTDHMVTLPYSNGQWGTPVVEAYAPLSIDPSAVVLHYAQTIFEGLKAYRQSDDSIASFRPEQNAARFNRSAQRLAMPQLPEELFMESLRQIVAIDRDWVPAAGGEESLYLRPFMIATETGLGVRPADEYLYSVIASPAGAYFSRGVAPVSVWLSTEYVRASPGGTGAAKFGGNYAASLAAQEQAAAKGCDQVVWLDAIERKYVEEMGGMNLFFVLGSGDSAEIVTPELSGSLLPGVTRDSLLQLARHLGYRVTERKVSVEEWEAGVASGEISEVFACGTAAVITPVGSVQHAAGGYTVGDGGSGEITMRLRETLTGIQRGSVEDPFGWMTRLA
- the gcvT gene encoding glycine cleavage system aminomethyltransferase GcvT; this translates as MTDTGDLHEGPLHSRHVEAGATFAPFGGWSMPVQYTGTVAEHTATRTAVGLFDVSHLGKALVTGPGAAEFVNTCFTNDLDRVSAGSAQYTLCCDESGGVVDDLIAYRVSDSEIFLIPNASNNAEVVRRLQAAAAERAPEVSVTDEHRSRAVIAVQGPRAGEVLEALGLPTDLDYMAYVDADWNGRSVRICRTGYTGEYGFEVLPAWDEAGAVWDALAEQVLSREGALCGLGARDSLRTEAGYPLHGNELSVDLSPLEARCAWAIGWDKPAFWGREELLRQKAAGPARRMYALEVTGRGILRAGQTVRAGGRDVGVTSSGTFSPTLKTGIALAFIELDAGLKKGDEVVVDVRGREVPCRLAVPPLVEIRTR
- a CDS encoding leucyl aminopeptidase — protein: MPTAQSILTHNPDLAPIEAVTSPVDADVVVVGIAADSADAGADAAPVVVAPGLDAEVTAALATVARSVGASTKVAATTRVPAPDGVPAGSVVLVGLGSSDDEVSDESLRRAAGAAARACRGLGTALVLLDAERAEPVALGAGLGSFRPAKVTSKNDDDDENSDSLKVFVAEGGADAVARAASIAECVGLARDLVNTPPNLLFPGSFADRAAELAGEAGLEVEVLDEAALAEGGFGGILAVGGGSSRGPRLVRLTHRGAAGRPTVALVGKGVTFDTGGISIKPAAGMEQMTMDMGGAAAVVATVILAARLGLDLTVVATVPMAENMPSSTAYRPGDVLTMYGGTTVEVQNTDAEGRLILADAIVRACEDSPSHLIDTATLTGAQMVALGKKTPGVMGTEDFRDRVAELSRGVGEGGWPMPLPEELRAGLDSEVADLTNVTPHRWGGMLSAGLFLSEFVAEGVEWAHIDVAGPAYNDGGPEGYLPKGGTGVPVRTMLAVLEDIAAAG